In the genome of Desulfuromonas sp. DDH964, one region contains:
- a CDS encoding CoA-binding protein — MDQRIATFLAASAFGVVGASSNRDKYGNKVVRCYQQRNRTVIPVNPREEVIEGIPCVARVSDLPPEATSISIITPPSVTEQVVKVAIAHGIRNIWMQPGAESAAAIATCEAEGVNLIADGSCLLVVLGYREH; from the coding sequence ATGGACCAACGCATTGCGACCTTTCTTGCCGCTTCCGCCTTTGGCGTGGTCGGCGCTTCGTCCAACCGGGACAAATATGGTAACAAGGTGGTTCGCTGCTACCAGCAGCGCAACCGAACGGTCATACCGGTCAACCCCCGGGAAGAGGTGATCGAAGGGATTCCCTGCGTTGCACGGGTCAGCGACCTGCCACCCGAAGCAACCAGTATCTCGATCATCACGCCACCTTCCGTTACGGAGCAAGTGGTGAAAGTGGCGATCGCCCACGGAATCCGCAATATCTGGATGCAACCTGGCGCCGAGAGTGCCGCCGCCATCGCCACCTGCGAAGCAGAAGGGGTCAACCTCATTGCCGATGGCAGCTGCCTGCTGGTCGTTCTGGGTTACCGCGAGCACTGA
- a CDS encoding tetratricopeptide repeat protein, with product MAYDHSRGLLERAVAAAEEGNTMLALMHLEHLPEDCRPPLAWSYLGYCIARERRQYRRGVNFCQQALQQDAANQIHYLNLGRIYLLAGQKGRAITTLRRGLKFGRDPRLVAELKLLGVRRPPFFPTLERAHPLNRLAGKLRHRFNRG from the coding sequence ATGGCTTATGACCATTCCCGGGGGCTGCTGGAACGGGCGGTCGCCGCCGCCGAGGAGGGGAATACGATGCTGGCGCTGATGCACCTGGAACATCTCCCCGAAGATTGCCGGCCGCCCCTGGCCTGGTCCTATCTCGGCTACTGCATTGCCCGGGAGCGCCGGCAGTATCGTCGGGGGGTCAATTTCTGCCAGCAGGCGCTGCAGCAGGATGCCGCCAACCAGATCCATTATCTCAACCTCGGCCGTATCTACCTCCTCGCCGGGCAAAAGGGCCGGGCCATCACCACCCTTCGACGCGGGCTCAAGTTTGGTCGTGACCCGCGACTGGTTGCCGAGTTGAAACTGCTCGGGGTGCGACGGCCCCCTTTCTTTCCGACGCTGGAGCGCGCCCATCCCCTCAACCGCCTGGCGGGGAAATTGCGCCACCGCTTCAACCGGGGCTGA
- the ltrA gene encoding group II intron reverse transcriptase/maturase, producing the protein MTTRAAEVPVEIPGAVPEGSGRKPPEHGSGASNVTATRDPSWTKAERGLMEDVVSRPNMMAALERVEANKGAPGIDEMTTGELRGFLKEKWPTIREELLNGTYRPQPVRKVEIEKPDGGVRTLGIPTVCDRLIQQALHQVLTPLFDPDFSESSYGYRPGRSAWQAVRAARRHVADGKRWVVDIDLEKFFDRVNHDILMSRVARKVEDKRVLLLIRRYLQAGVLEGGLVSQRVEGTPQGGPLSPLLSNILLDAFDKELERRGHAFCRYADDCNIYVQTRRSGQRVMASLTRFLEERLALKVNVAKSAVDRPWKRVFLGYSMTFHKKPRLKVAESRVKRFKAGLRKVCRRGRGRSLAQVIKEITPKLRGWASYFRLAEVKGIFEELDKWLRRKLRCILWRQWKRPYTRAKRLMQRGLPEARAWKSATNGRGPWWNSGASHMNEAYPTSFFRYLGLIRLTDQHRRFQSAL; encoded by the coding sequence ATGACGACAAGAGCAGCAGAAGTCCCGGTCGAGATACCGGGAGCCGTCCCGGAGGGCAGCGGCCGGAAGCCGCCAGAGCATGGGAGCGGTGCGTCAAACGTCACGGCAACGAGAGACCCTTCCTGGACGAAAGCGGAAAGGGGGCTGATGGAAGACGTCGTCAGCCGCCCGAACATGATGGCGGCCTTAGAGCGGGTGGAAGCCAACAAGGGCGCCCCCGGCATCGACGAGATGACGACGGGCGAGCTTCGCGGTTTTCTCAAGGAGAAGTGGCCGACCATCAGGGAAGAGTTGCTGAATGGGACGTATCGCCCCCAGCCGGTGCGGAAGGTGGAAATCGAGAAGCCCGACGGGGGAGTGCGCACCCTGGGAATCCCCACGGTGTGCGATCGGCTCATTCAGCAGGCGCTGCATCAGGTGCTGACGCCGCTATTCGATCCGGACTTCTCCGAGAGCTCCTACGGGTATCGTCCCGGACGGAGTGCCTGGCAGGCGGTTAGAGCCGCCCGTCGGCATGTGGCCGACGGCAAGCGCTGGGTGGTCGATATCGACCTGGAGAAGTTCTTCGACCGGGTGAACCACGACATCCTCATGTCGCGGGTCGCCCGTAAGGTCGAAGACAAGCGGGTATTGCTGCTCATCCGGCGGTACCTGCAAGCCGGAGTGCTCGAAGGCGGGCTTGTGTCGCAGAGGGTGGAAGGGACGCCGCAGGGTGGTCCCCTCTCACCTCTTCTGTCGAACATCCTGCTCGACGCGTTCGACAAGGAACTGGAGAGGCGCGGTCACGCCTTCTGCCGCTACGCCGACGACTGCAACATTTACGTGCAGACCAGGCGCAGCGGCCAAAGGGTCATGGCCAGTCTCACCCGGTTCCTGGAGGAGCGGCTGGCACTCAAGGTCAACGTCGCCAAAAGCGCCGTCGACCGTCCTTGGAAAAGGGTCTTTCTGGGTTACAGCATGACCTTTCACAAGAAACCCCGCCTCAAAGTGGCGGAGTCGAGAGTGAAGCGGTTCAAGGCCGGACTCAGGAAGGTCTGCCGACGGGGCAGGGGACGCAGTCTCGCTCAGGTCATCAAAGAAATCACCCCGAAGCTACGGGGGTGGGCCTCTTACTTCCGCCTGGCGGAGGTCAAAGGCATCTTCGAAGAACTGGACAAATGGCTGCGGCGGAAGCTGCGCTGCATTCTATGGCGACAGTGGAAGCGCCCCTATACCCGGGCCAAGAGGTTGATGCAGCGGGGATTGCCGGAAGCCCGGGCGTGGAAATCGGCCACGAACGGGCGAGGCCCCTGGTGGAACTCAGGGGCCTCGCACATGAATGAAGCGTATCCGACATCCTTCTTTCGCTACTTGGGGCTGATCCGCTTGACCGATCAGCACCGCCGCTTTCAGAGCGCCTTGTGA
- a CDS encoding carboxypeptidase-like regulatory domain-containing protein, with translation MKRFSPLRILLPLSLLLLGACTPARELPSATRTDLTRVTKSVDGQGRTGIDGQVLVKETGEPLAGAYINIYPDAFTNLLGPSQFMSRPTDANGRYQIDLPPGTYYVVARKRMTGEPTGPLSPGDYYSSEHHRVITTVTAGRVALVDLSVVTMRAPMFFKKGSMDQETRTGIHGVLVDGEGNPVSGGFAMAYLDDNLQRLPDFPSTLSNERGEFTIYLPKGGTYYLGGRIHVWDMPRPGEPYGKFGGEPPTPVTVADDTFVDGIRIVLTPFTGTYEPGKSRRPF, from the coding sequence ATGAAGCGATTCTCCCCCCTACGTATCCTGCTCCCGCTGAGCCTGCTGCTCCTCGGCGCCTGCACACCCGCCCGGGAGCTGCCATCGGCAACCCGCACCGACCTGACCCGGGTCACCAAAAGTGTCGACGGCCAGGGGCGGACCGGCATCGATGGGCAGGTCCTTGTCAAGGAGACCGGGGAGCCCCTCGCCGGCGCCTACATCAACATCTACCCCGATGCCTTCACCAACCTGCTCGGCCCATCCCAGTTCATGTCGCGGCCGACGGACGCCAACGGCCGCTACCAGATCGATCTCCCCCCCGGCACCTACTACGTCGTCGCCCGCAAGCGGATGACCGGCGAACCGACTGGCCCTCTTTCGCCCGGTGACTACTATTCTTCGGAACATCACCGCGTCATCACCACGGTCACTGCCGGCCGGGTGGCGCTGGTTGACCTGAGCGTGGTGACGATGCGGGCGCCGATGTTCTTCAAGAAGGGGAGCATGGACCAGGAGACCCGCACCGGTATCCACGGCGTCCTCGTCGATGGCGAGGGGAACCCGGTTTCCGGTGGCTTTGCCATGGCCTATCTCGACGATAACCTGCAGCGCCTGCCCGATTTCCCTTCCACCCTCAGCAACGAACGAGGGGAATTCACCATCTACCTCCCCAAGGGGGGTACCTACTACCTGGGCGGCCGCATCCATGTCTGGGATATGCCCCGTCCGGGCGAGCCATATGGCAAGTTCGGTGGCGAGCCCCCAACCCCGGTGACCGTCGCCGACGATACCTTTGTCGATGGTATCCGCATTGTCCTGACCCCCTTTACCGGGACCTACGAGCCGGGCAAGAGTCGCCGCCCTTTCTAA
- the glpD gene encoding glycerol-3-phosphate dehydrogenase produces the protein MDSLSPQRELAPLSSRRHDVLIIGGGINGAGLARDLALRGIGVLLVEQGDFGSGTSSASTKLIHGGLRYLERFDLRLVFESCRERRVLQRIAPHLVRPLPFFIPVYAGDSRPLWMVRAGLTLYDLLALFRNTHAHRMLKPAAGLAAEPALRAEGLRGVAHYWDCSMDDARLCLENVLAARAAGAVVHNYLQVTGLLRRQGKICGAHLVDSESGQELEVAARLVVNASGPWLDQVCALEEAAPARLRPTRGTHILVPRLNHGNEALYLTAGQDQRLFFAIPWGRGLSLVGTTDIDFSGDPDTVAPTEEEIDYLLAEVGRHLRGRAPLRSEVVAAFAGLRPLVAEEATRWASRVSREHRIFTSSGGMLSIGGGKYTTYRGVAAEVADRVSALLGGGYGRCLTAKVPLPGGATGDFGAYLRRSLPDLVGRSGLSAAVITRLLNRYGSRAGRLIELLGREPQLAAPVAPGSPLLALEVAFACDEELARTPDDVLRRRTPLALEKGRGLAEVEGVAILLAERRGRPESRQGWIEAYRRKYARY, from the coding sequence ATGGACTCCTTGTCGCCCCAGCGTGAGCTCGCCCCCCTCTCTTCCCGTCGTCATGACGTCCTGATTATCGGCGGTGGTATCAATGGCGCCGGCCTCGCCCGCGATCTCGCCTTGCGCGGCATCGGTGTGCTGCTGGTCGAGCAGGGCGATTTCGGCAGCGGAACCTCCAGCGCTTCCACCAAGCTCATCCACGGCGGCCTGCGCTACCTGGAACGTTTCGATCTGCGGCTCGTCTTCGAGTCCTGCCGCGAGCGACGGGTATTGCAGCGGATTGCCCCCCACCTGGTGCGGCCGCTGCCGTTCTTCATCCCGGTCTATGCCGGCGATTCCCGGCCGTTGTGGATGGTTCGAGCCGGTCTCACCCTCTACGACCTGCTCGCCCTGTTTCGCAATACCCACGCCCACCGAATGCTGAAACCGGCCGCCGGCCTGGCCGCGGAGCCGGCGCTGCGCGCGGAGGGGTTGCGCGGCGTCGCCCACTACTGGGACTGCAGCATGGACGATGCCCGGCTCTGCCTGGAAAACGTCCTTGCCGCCCGGGCGGCCGGAGCGGTGGTGCACAACTACCTGCAGGTGACCGGGCTGCTGCGTCGCCAGGGGAAAATCTGCGGGGCACACCTGGTCGATAGCGAGAGCGGCCAGGAACTGGAGGTGGCGGCCCGCCTGGTGGTCAATGCCAGCGGCCCCTGGCTCGACCAGGTCTGCGCCCTGGAGGAGGCAGCGCCGGCGCGGCTGCGGCCGACCCGGGGGACGCACATCCTGGTGCCACGCCTCAATCACGGCAATGAGGCACTCTACCTCACCGCCGGCCAGGATCAGCGGCTCTTCTTTGCCATTCCCTGGGGGAGGGGCCTGTCGCTGGTCGGAACCACCGATATCGACTTTTCGGGCGATCCCGATACGGTGGCGCCGACCGAGGAGGAGATCGATTACCTGCTGGCGGAGGTCGGGCGTCACCTGCGTGGCCGGGCGCCGCTGCGCTCCGAGGTGGTCGCCGCCTTTGCCGGCCTGCGCCCGCTGGTGGCGGAGGAAGCGACGCGCTGGGCCTCGCGGGTTTCCCGGGAACATCGGATCTTCACCTCCTCTGGCGGGATGCTTTCCATCGGTGGCGGCAAGTACACCACCTACCGGGGGGTGGCGGCGGAGGTCGCCGACCGGGTCAGCGCTCTTCTCGGTGGCGGCTATGGGCGCTGCCTGACCGCCAAGGTCCCCCTCCCCGGCGGTGCCACCGGGGATTTCGGCGCCTACCTGCGCCGGTCCCTGCCGGACCTGGTGGGGCGGTCGGGCCTTTCCGCAGCTGTCATCACCCGCCTGCTCAATCGTTATGGTTCGCGGGCCGGGCGCCTGATCGAACTGCTCGGCAGGGAGCCGCAACTGGCTGCGCCGGTGGCGCCGGGGTCGCCCCTGCTGGCCCTGGAGGTGGCTTTTGCCTGTGATGAAGAGCTGGCGCGAACGCCGGACGACGTTCTGCGCCGCCGGACGCCGCTGGCGCTGGAGAAAGGGCGCGGGCTGGCCGAAGTGGAGGGGGTTGCCATCCTGCTCGCCGAGCGTCGCGGCCGACCGGAAAGCCGGCAGGGGTGGATTGAAGCTTATCGGCGTAAATACGCCCGTTACTGA
- a CDS encoding leucyl aminopeptidase: MEILVKHGDSLKQKTPCLVMGVWEGRLRTPPLRELDTRLDGALSRAFRDGEFSGRQRETLLLYPGAALPAERLLLVGLGKDGRRADREGLRQALGAATGLLLGRRISRFSIDAASFSVRRLEGALLGQTLAEGVELGAYRFDHFRTEKSAELPPPLDEVRFVATTPAAGRELSAGMTVGRAICRGVCLARDLVNQPGNIKSPDYLARRAREIAEEVGLHCEILERPELEALGMGALLGVAQGSIREARLIVLQYRGGLDEARPVALVGKGVVFDAGGISLKPAEKMDEMKMDMAGGAAVLGTLLAAALLKLPVNLVGVIPAVENLPSGSAIRPGDILTSLSGRTIEIMNTDAEGRLILADALTYVRRFEPRVVIDLATLTGACIIALGHHASAVLGNHDGLVRQLLKAGETSGERLWQLPLWSDYGAQIKSEVADVKNTGGRPAGTITAAAFLEKFAEGLTWAHLDIAGTAWEEKGRPGTPKGGTGVGVRLLIEYLR; the protein is encoded by the coding sequence ATGGAGATCCTCGTCAAGCATGGCGACAGCCTGAAACAGAAAACTCCCTGTCTGGTGATGGGGGTGTGGGAGGGACGCTTGCGCACCCCGCCCTTGCGGGAACTCGATACCCGTCTCGACGGCGCTCTGAGCCGGGCGTTCCGGGACGGCGAATTCAGCGGCCGCCAGAGGGAGACCCTCCTCCTCTATCCGGGGGCGGCCCTGCCTGCCGAACGGCTGCTCCTGGTCGGCCTCGGCAAGGACGGGCGCCGGGCCGACCGGGAAGGCCTGCGCCAGGCCCTTGGAGCGGCGACCGGCCTCCTCCTCGGGCGTCGGATCAGCCGTTTCAGCATCGATGCGGCCTCCTTTTCGGTGCGCCGCCTGGAGGGTGCTCTGCTCGGACAGACCCTGGCTGAGGGGGTGGAACTTGGGGCCTATCGTTTCGACCACTTCCGCACCGAGAAGAGTGCCGAACTGCCGCCCCCCCTCGACGAGGTGCGGTTTGTGGCCACTACTCCGGCGGCCGGCCGTGAACTGAGCGCCGGGATGACAGTCGGCCGGGCGATCTGCCGGGGAGTCTGTCTTGCCCGCGATCTCGTCAACCAGCCGGGAAATATCAAGTCCCCCGACTACCTCGCCCGCCGTGCCCGGGAAATTGCCGAGGAGGTGGGCCTGCACTGCGAAATCCTGGAACGACCCGAGCTTGAAGCGTTGGGAATGGGGGCGCTGCTCGGCGTGGCCCAGGGGAGTATTCGCGAGGCGCGGCTGATCGTCCTGCAGTATCGCGGCGGGCTGGACGAGGCCCGGCCGGTGGCGCTGGTCGGCAAGGGGGTGGTTTTCGATGCCGGGGGCATTTCCCTCAAGCCGGCGGAAAAGATGGATGAGATGAAGATGGACATGGCCGGCGGCGCGGCGGTCCTCGGGACCCTGCTGGCCGCCGCCCTGCTCAAGCTGCCGGTCAACCTGGTCGGGGTGATTCCGGCGGTCGAAAACCTCCCCTCCGGCAGCGCCATCCGTCCCGGCGATATCCTCACCTCCCTTTCCGGCCGGACCATCGAGATCATGAATACCGATGCCGAAGGGCGGCTGATCCTCGCCGACGCCCTGACCTATGTCCGGCGCTTCGAACCGCGGGTCGTTATCGACCTGGCGACCCTGACCGGTGCCTGCATTATTGCTCTCGGCCACCATGCGAGCGCCGTTCTCGGCAATCACGACGGCCTGGTCCGGCAGTTGCTCAAGGCGGGCGAAACGAGTGGCGAGCGGCTCTGGCAGCTGCCGTTGTGGAGCGATTATGGCGCCCAGATCAAGAGCGAAGTGGCCGATGTTAAAAATACCGGGGGTCGACCGGCCGGCACCATCACGGCCGCCGCCTTCCTGGAGAAGTTTGCCGAGGGCCTGACCTGGGCCCACCTCGATATCGCGGGAACGGCCTGGGAGGAGAAGGGGCGGCCTGGTACGCCGAAGGGGGGGACCGGGGTCGGGGTGCGCCTGCTGATCGAATACTTACGCTAA
- the serA gene encoding phosphoglycerate dehydrogenase, which yields MKVLVSDRFSPEGLAVFEQAAGIELAYHPGISAAELLAEVADADALVVRGGTHVTAEVFEAAARLKVVGRAGIGIENMDLAAANRKGVVVMNTPFGSTTTTAEHTIAMLMSLARQIPEASRSTKSGRWEKDRFLGVEICGKTLGVLGAGKIGRLVVERALGLKMRVIVHDPYLAEEMIRQTGGEPVGFNELLERSDFITLHIPLNSETEGLLGEEALARVKPECRIINCAMGGLVDEGALYRALVSGRIAGAALDVFAKEPPEQDNPLWTLDQVICTPHLRAATVDAQVNVTVQVARQIVDFLQHGEIVNALNVPSVSSELLAQIRPWVDLAERLGTFLAQLCGRGLQTVSIEYAGSVTDHPTGPLTMALLKGLLTPGSGAMVNYINAPHIAQERGIRVVEARSNATEGFSNIIRVAVSGLDGEHSVCGAVFGENDFRIVRVDDYHVEAVPEGYILVLHNDDRPGVIGFIGQVLAGANVNIAMMNLSRRKIKGRAISLINIDSPIPDAVLKELQGNQHILSAVQVEI from the coding sequence ATGAAGGTACTTGTTTCCGACAGATTCTCCCCCGAAGGGCTCGCGGTCTTTGAACAGGCCGCCGGCATTGAACTCGCCTATCATCCTGGAATCTCCGCTGCCGAACTCCTCGCCGAGGTCGCCGACGCCGATGCCCTGGTCGTCCGGGGTGGCACCCACGTGACGGCCGAGGTCTTTGAAGCCGCCGCCCGGCTGAAGGTCGTTGGCCGGGCTGGGATCGGCATCGAAAATATGGATCTTGCCGCCGCCAACCGCAAGGGGGTGGTGGTGATGAACACGCCCTTCGGCAGTACCACCACCACCGCCGAGCATACCATCGCCATGCTCATGTCGCTGGCGCGACAAATTCCCGAGGCGAGCCGTTCGACCAAGTCCGGTCGCTGGGAAAAAGACCGTTTCCTGGGGGTTGAAATCTGTGGCAAAACCCTCGGCGTGCTTGGCGCCGGCAAGATCGGCCGCCTGGTGGTGGAGCGGGCGCTCGGCCTGAAGATGCGGGTCATCGTTCACGATCCCTATCTGGCCGAGGAGATGATTCGCCAGACCGGCGGTGAGCCGGTCGGCTTCAACGAATTGCTGGAACGCTCCGATTTCATCACCCTCCATATCCCCCTCAACTCCGAGACCGAAGGCCTGCTCGGCGAGGAGGCGCTGGCCCGGGTCAAACCCGAATGCCGGATCATCAATTGCGCCATGGGCGGCCTTGTTGATGAGGGCGCCCTCTACCGCGCTCTGGTGTCGGGCCGGATCGCCGGCGCCGCCCTCGATGTCTTTGCCAAGGAGCCGCCGGAACAGGACAACCCCTTGTGGACCCTGGATCAGGTGATCTGCACCCCGCATCTGCGTGCCGCAACCGTCGATGCGCAGGTCAATGTTACGGTCCAGGTGGCCCGCCAGATCGTCGATTTTCTCCAGCATGGGGAGATCGTCAATGCGCTCAATGTTCCCTCGGTCAGCAGTGAGCTGCTGGCGCAGATTCGCCCCTGGGTCGACCTCGCCGAGCGGCTTGGCACCTTTCTGGCCCAACTCTGCGGGCGCGGTCTGCAGACCGTGTCGATCGAGTATGCCGGCTCCGTCACCGACCATCCGACCGGGCCCTTGACCATGGCCCTGCTCAAGGGGCTGTTGACCCCGGGCAGCGGCGCCATGGTCAACTACATCAACGCGCCGCATATCGCCCAGGAGCGGGGCATCCGGGTCGTCGAGGCGCGCAGCAATGCCACCGAGGGGTTTTCCAATATTATCCGGGTCGCCGTTTCCGGGTTGGACGGCGAACATTCCGTCTGTGGGGCCGTCTTCGGCGAGAACGACTTTCGAATCGTCCGGGTCGACGACTACCATGTCGAAGCGGTTCCGGAAGGATACATCCTGGTCCTGCACAATGACGATCGCCCCGGGGTCATCGGTTTCATTGGCCAGGTCCTGGCCGGCGCCAATGTCAACATTGCGATGATGAATCTCTCCCGGCGCAAGATCAAGGGGCGGGCGATTTCCCTGATCAATATCGACAGCCCGATCCCCGATGCGGTGCTGAAGGAACTGCAGGGAAACCAGCACATCCTCTCCGCGGTCCAGGTCGAAATCTGA
- a CDS encoding ATP phosphoribosyltransferase regulatory subunit, which yields MTVTDKPPEVMLPKGVKDFLPVKAARIAYLRQTLSDLFKRWGFRPIIPASLEFLHVLERGLGAGLREKAFRFDDRQGGRLVAFSPDITPQIARIVATRMHEMPLPLRLCYSGQVLRHTEQQAGKDREIFQAGVELIGLASPEADAEMIAMAVESLQALGASEFTIDVGQVEFFRGVMADLTLAPELVREVQSAIARKDSSTLQQLLHDAPLSDRAREEVLALPRLFGGRDVLDRAAAVVSNDRSRRALDNLARILEILAVYGVEEHVTLDLGELRGLDYHTGVTFQGYLTGFGRAVCSGGRYDNLTARYGYPAPATGFTFNLLNLLFALDRELDAVARQATDVLIFQSGVDKEQAQRIAKTLRGRGLSVARDIIPRALEATLDYALLMNYRYVLVLGPPDADLELIRLADNHRQRLTAAQVLAADFSL from the coding sequence ATGACTGTTACCGATAAGCCTCCCGAGGTGATGCTCCCCAAGGGGGTCAAAGATTTTCTGCCGGTCAAGGCGGCCAGGATTGCCTACCTGCGGCAGACCCTGTCCGACCTTTTCAAGCGCTGGGGCTTCCGGCCGATCATCCCGGCCTCCCTGGAGTTTCTCCATGTCCTGGAGCGGGGTCTCGGCGCCGGCCTGCGCGAGAAGGCCTTTCGCTTTGACGATCGCCAAGGGGGGCGGCTGGTCGCCTTTTCCCCCGACATCACCCCGCAGATTGCCCGCATTGTCGCCACCCGCATGCACGAGATGCCGCTGCCGCTGCGCCTCTGCTACAGCGGGCAGGTGCTGCGTCATACCGAGCAGCAGGCCGGCAAGGATCGCGAGATTTTCCAGGCCGGGGTCGAACTGATCGGGCTGGCCAGTCCCGAGGCCGATGCCGAAATGATCGCCATGGCCGTTGAATCGCTGCAGGCCTTAGGCGCCAGCGAGTTCACCATCGATGTCGGCCAGGTCGAGTTCTTCCGCGGGGTCATGGCCGATTTGACGCTCGCCCCCGAGCTGGTCCGGGAGGTGCAGAGCGCCATCGCCCGCAAGGACAGCTCGACCCTGCAGCAGTTGCTGCACGATGCCCCGCTCTCCGACCGTGCCCGCGAGGAAGTGCTCGCCCTGCCGCGCCTTTTCGGTGGCCGCGATGTCCTCGACCGTGCCGCCGCGGTGGTCAGCAACGACCGCTCCCGGCGGGCTCTCGACAACCTGGCGCGCATCCTGGAGATCCTTGCCGTCTATGGCGTCGAAGAGCATGTCACCCTCGATCTCGGCGAGCTGCGCGGGCTCGACTACCATACCGGTGTGACCTTCCAGGGCTACCTCACCGGATTCGGGCGCGCGGTCTGCAGCGGCGGGCGCTACGACAACCTGACCGCCCGCTACGGCTACCCGGCGCCGGCCACCGGCTTCACCTTCAACCTGCTCAACCTCCTCTTCGCCCTCGACCGCGAGCTCGACGCTGTCGCCCGCCAGGCCACCGACGTGCTGATTTTCCAGTCCGGGGTCGACAAGGAGCAGGCGCAGCGCATCGCCAAAACCCTGCGGGGTCGGGGCCTGTCCGTAGCCCGCGACATCATCCCGCGCGCCCTCGAGGCGACTCTCGACTATGCGCTGCTGATGAACTATCGTTATGTCCTGGTCCTCGGCCCGCCCGACGCGGACCTGGAACTCATCCGGCTCGCCGACAACCATCGGCAACGCCTGACCGCGGCCCAGGTGCTGGCCGCGGACTTTTCGCTGTAA
- a CDS encoding adenylosuccinate synthase produces the protein MATVVIVGAQWGDEGKGKVVDIYTEYAQDVARYQGGNNAGHTLVVGNEKTVLHLIPSGILHEGKRCIIGNGVVLDPKVFLQEIDNLKAKGYLKDDSQLVVDGNVHIIMPWHKAIDIAREKAATGARKIGTTGRGIGPTYEDKIGRRGIRLSDLVRPEIFARKVEEFLPEKNFFLEKFLGEAPLDAQEIVAEYAAYAQRLVRYLGCASTLLNENIAAGHNILFEGAQGSLLDVDHGTYPYVTSSSTLAGGACTGTGVGPRFIDAVIGISKAYVTRVGEGPFPTELNDAMGEQLRRTGQEFGATTGRPRRTGWFDAVALREAVRTNGMTGLAITKMDVLNELETIRICTAYDCDGKRLETFPRDAEVLSRCTPIYEDVPGWQSDLSGAKSFAELPAKAQAYLRKLEAVTGCPVVLVSIGPRRDETIQLLNPFG, from the coding sequence ATGGCCACTGTAGTAATCGTAGGCGCCCAATGGGGCGATGAAGGCAAAGGCAAGGTTGTCGATATCTACACCGAATACGCCCAGGATGTGGCGCGCTACCAGGGCGGCAACAATGCCGGCCACACCCTGGTGGTCGGGAACGAGAAGACCGTTCTCCACCTGATCCCTTCCGGGATTCTCCACGAGGGGAAGCGTTGCATCATCGGCAACGGCGTGGTGCTCGACCCCAAGGTTTTCCTGCAGGAGATCGACAACCTCAAGGCCAAGGGGTACCTCAAGGACGACAGCCAGCTGGTGGTGGACGGCAACGTCCACATCATCATGCCCTGGCACAAGGCGATCGATATCGCCCGCGAGAAGGCGGCAACCGGCGCCCGCAAGATCGGCACCACCGGGCGTGGTATCGGGCCGACCTACGAGGACAAGATCGGCCGCCGCGGCATCCGCCTCAGTGACCTGGTGCGGCCGGAGATCTTTGCCCGCAAGGTGGAGGAGTTTCTCCCGGAGAAGAACTTCTTCCTCGAAAAATTCCTCGGCGAAGCGCCCCTCGACGCCCAGGAGATCGTTGCCGAGTACGCTGCCTACGCGCAGCGCCTCGTTCGCTATCTCGGCTGCGCCTCGACCCTGCTCAATGAGAATATCGCCGCCGGCCACAATATTCTCTTCGAGGGGGCCCAGGGGAGCCTGCTCGATGTCGACCACGGCACCTACCCCTACGTCACCTCCTCTTCGACCCTGGCCGGTGGCGCCTGCACCGGCACCGGCGTCGGCCCGCGCTTCATCGATGCCGTGATCGGCATTTCCAAGGCCTACGTCACCCGGGTCGGCGAAGGGCCCTTCCCGACCGAACTCAACGACGCCATGGGCGAGCAGCTGCGCCGCACCGGCCAGGAGTTCGGCGCCACCACCGGGCGTCCGCGCCGCACCGGCTGGTTCGACGCGGTGGCGCTGCGCGAAGCGGTCCGCACCAACGGCATGACCGGTCTGGCGATCACCAAGATGGACGTCCTCAACGAGCTGGAGACGATCCGTATCTGCACCGCCTATGACTGTGACGGCAAGCGCCTCGAAACCTTCCCGCGCGATGCTGAGGTGCTCAGCCGCTGTACCCCCATTTACGAAGACGTCCCCGGCTGGCAGAGCGACCTCTCCGGGGCGAAGAGTTTCGCCGAACTGCCGGCGAAGGCGCAGGCCTACCTGCGCAAGCTCGAAGCGGTCACCGGCTGCCCGGTGGTGCTGGTCTCCATCGGCCCGCGCCGTGACGAGACCATCCAGCTGCTCAATCCTTTCGGCTGA